One window of Parabacteroides sp. FAFU027 genomic DNA carries:
- a CDS encoding CDGSH iron-sulfur domain-containing protein, which produces MDQSLPLSYNQSPINNKIMEEKISAKIWPNGPILISGEIKVVYKDGKEEVKKDAHFCRCGHSNNKPFCDGAHKKAGFLDE; this is translated from the coding sequence ATGGATCAGAGCTTACCTTTGTCCTATAATCAATCACCAATTAATAATAAAATTATGGAAGAGAAAATTTCAGCAAAAATCTGGCCAAACGGACCAATTTTGATCTCAGGAGAAATTAAAGTAGTGTACAAAGACGGTAAAGAAGAAGTAAAAAAAGATGCACATTTCTGCCGTTGCGGTCACAGTAACAACAAACCATTTTGCGACGGCGCACACAAAAAGGCAGGATTCCTCGATGAATAA
- the cyoD gene encoding cytochrome o ubiquinol oxidase subunit IV codes for MSDTHGGGAHLTTKGYITGFILALILTLVSFGIIMFRDSVSQTVLYTVLFLAMTVQMLVHVHYFLHLDTSKAQRWNVIAIGFTAILLFIFIAGTMWVMYTLNSRMM; via the coding sequence ATGAGTGATACACATGGAGGTGGAGCCCACCTGACAACAAAAGGATATATAACCGGTTTTATACTGGCACTGATACTTACATTGGTATCGTTTGGTATTATAATGTTCAGAGATAGCGTTTCTCAAACAGTTCTATACACAGTATTGTTCCTTGCAATGACTGTGCAGATGCTGGTACATGTTCACTATTTCCTTCACCTCGATACCTCTAAAGCACAACGCTGGAATGTAATAGCCATCGGATTTACAGCAATTCTGTTATTTATCTTTATTGCAGGAACTATGTGGGTAATGTACACCCTTAATTCGAGAATGATGTAA
- the cyoC gene encoding cytochrome o ubiquinol oxidase subunit III — protein MNTDVLNQDAVKALEAEHHHQMELKTYGFWIYLMSDLVIFSLLFATFIVLGKNAAGGESIGKLFELPYLFTETMLLLFSSFSFGMAMISMQNDNKKGVLAGLILTALLGLGFVGMEVTEFAKLIAEGNGPDRSGALSSFFTLVGTHGLHVSFGIIWLTVMTIQIAKRGLSFHARSRMMTLSLFWHFLDVIWVGVFTVVYLLGLV, from the coding sequence ATGAATACAGACGTATTAAATCAAGATGCTGTAAAAGCACTGGAAGCAGAACATCACCATCAGATGGAATTAAAGACCTATGGCTTCTGGATCTATCTGATGAGTGACCTGGTGATTTTTTCCCTGTTGTTTGCTACCTTTATCGTGTTGGGAAAGAATGCAGCAGGTGGTGAAAGTATCGGGAAACTTTTTGAGTTACCCTATTTATTTACAGAAACCATGCTGCTCCTTTTCAGCAGTTTTAGTTTCGGTATGGCTATGATCTCCATGCAGAATGATAACAAAAAAGGAGTTCTCGCCGGATTGATTCTGACAGCGCTGCTTGGACTTGGATTCGTAGGTATGGAAGTTACCGAGTTTGCCAAACTTATTGCAGAAGGTAACGGACCAGACAGAAGCGGAGCGCTTTCTTCCTTCTTCACTTTGGTAGGGACTCACGGGCTTCACGTCTCCTTTGGTATCATATGGTTGACAGTAATGACCATACAAATAGCCAAAAGAGGATTGTCTTTTCATGCACGTTCCCGTATGATGACCCTGAGTTTATTCTGGCATTTTCTGGATGTAATATGGGTAGGCGTATTTACCGTTGTTTACCTTTTGGGCCTTGTATAA
- a CDS encoding cbb3-type cytochrome c oxidase subunit I, whose product MFGKLTLADFPFNEPVIMGALVSGGLGALVVLGLITYFKKWGYLWNEWLISVDHKKIGVMYIVFAIIMLLRGFADGIMMRANQMMSVGDHTGYLTQNHYDQVFSAHGTIMIIFVAMPFMVGLMNLVIPQQIGARDVAFPLLNSLSFWMTAAGGALMMISLGVGVFSNTGWTGLAPLFEKEYNPGVGVDYWIWAFQIAGVGSTLTGINFLVTIIKMRAPGMKLMRMPMFTWTTLTANVLMVLAFPAITVALVLVSLDRYLGMHFFTNDMGGNMMLYNNIFWMWGHPEVYIVILPAFGIFSEVVATFSKKKLFGYVSLVYATAVIMLLSFLVWLHHFFTMANTPNVNIFFGIATMLIGVPTGVKIYDWLLTMYRGRITFSPAMHWMLGFLVLFVIGGMTGVLMAVPGADYVVHNTTFLVAHFHNVLIPGALFGYLAGYNYWFPKVFGFKLNERWGKLSFWGWALGFALAFFPLYVTGFMGMPRRISHISNLSWEPFLIVAMLGTLVVGFGVFAMLVQLFFSIKDRNKNLDLTGDPWDGRTLEWATDSPTPVYNFAVIPVVKELDDFKRMKDDGSVFHRPEKYDPIVMPKDKVYGPIMGALLIAFGFSMVWYIWWLAIISFLGILITVVIIGNDNDNEYIISAEEVKAIEDKRYEKLAAALKNKIEED is encoded by the coding sequence ATGTTTGGAAAACTAACATTAGCAGATTTTCCCTTTAACGAGCCTGTGATCATGGGTGCTCTGGTAAGTGGAGGACTTGGTGCATTAGTCGTTTTAGGGTTAATTACATATTTCAAGAAATGGGGTTATCTGTGGAATGAATGGCTGATTAGCGTTGACCACAAGAAGATAGGTGTAATGTATATCGTATTTGCCATTATCATGCTGTTGCGTGGATTTGCTGACGGTATCATGATGCGTGCCAATCAGATGATGTCAGTAGGTGACCATACCGGTTATTTAACTCAGAATCACTATGATCAGGTTTTTAGTGCACACGGTACCATTATGATCATATTTGTGGCAATGCCATTTATGGTCGGTTTGATGAATTTGGTGATTCCTCAACAGATCGGAGCCCGTGACGTAGCATTTCCATTATTGAATTCATTGAGTTTCTGGATGACTGCTGCCGGTGGGGCTCTGATGATGATCTCTTTAGGTGTTGGAGTCTTCTCAAATACAGGATGGACAGGTTTGGCTCCATTATTTGAAAAAGAGTATAATCCGGGAGTTGGTGTTGATTACTGGATTTGGGCATTTCAGATAGCTGGAGTAGGTTCAACCCTGACGGGCATTAACTTTCTGGTCACTATCATTAAGATGAGAGCGCCCGGTATGAAACTAATGAGAATGCCCATGTTTACATGGACTACTCTTACCGCTAATGTCTTGATGGTCCTTGCTTTCCCTGCGATCACTGTAGCATTGGTTCTTGTGTCTCTGGACAGATATCTGGGAATGCACTTCTTTACCAATGATATGGGGGGCAACATGATGTTGTACAATAATATTTTCTGGATGTGGGGGCATCCTGAAGTGTATATCGTAATACTACCTGCTTTCGGAATTTTCTCGGAAGTCGTTGCTACATTCTCAAAAAAGAAATTATTTGGATATGTATCACTTGTGTACGCTACAGCAGTAATTATGTTGTTGTCATTTTTGGTATGGTTACACCACTTCTTTACGATGGCAAATACTCCAAATGTGAATATATTCTTTGGAATTGCCACAATGTTAATTGGAGTTCCGACGGGTGTAAAAATCTATGATTGGTTGCTAACCATGTATAGAGGTCGAATTACATTTTCACCGGCAATGCACTGGATGCTTGGCTTTCTGGTTTTATTCGTAATTGGTGGTATGACCGGTGTGCTTATGGCTGTTCCGGGCGCTGACTATGTAGTGCACAATACAACTTTTCTGGTCGCGCACTTTCACAATGTGCTGATTCCCGGAGCTCTGTTTGGTTATCTGGCCGGTTATAACTACTGGTTTCCAAAGGTTTTCGGATTTAAACTGAACGAAAGATGGGGTAAACTCTCCTTCTGGGGCTGGGCTTTAGGATTTGCGCTTGCTTTCTTCCCGTTGTACGTGACCGGATTCATGGGAATGCCACGAAGAATTTCTCATATTAGCAATTTATCGTGGGAGCCCTTTTTGATCGTTGCCATGCTGGGTACATTGGTCGTTGGGTTCGGTGTTTTTGCAATGCTTGTTCAACTCTTCTTTAGTATCAAAGACCGCAATAAAAATCTTGATCTTACCGGAGATCCCTGGGATGGAAGAACCCTGGAGTGGGCTACTGATTCACCTACACCGGTCTATAATTTTGCAGTCATTCCTGTTGTTAAGGAGCTTGACGATTTTAAGAGAATGAAAGATGATGGTTCTGTATTTCATCGACCCGAGAAATATGATCCTATTGTAATGCCAAAAGATAAAGTCTATGGACCAATAATGGGTGCACTTCTTATCGCATTTGGATTTTCTATGGTATGGTATATCTGGTGGTTAGCTATTATCAGTTTCTTGGGAATCCTGATCACAGTTGTAATTATAGGTAATGATAACGATAATGAATATATCATATCAGCCGAAGAGGTCAAGGCCATTGAAGATAAGCGATACGAGAAACTTGCTGCAGCATTAAAAAATAAAATCGAGGAGGATTAA
- the cyoA gene encoding ubiquinol oxidase subunit II has product MSEKKISNGIKGGVFLLLTLMLSSCKDMVILDPKGPIGHSNANLIITAVALMLIVVVPVFIMVMWFSIRYRRGNEKATFRPEWGHSYTAEWVIWSVPIAIIAVLSYLTWTSTHALDPYKPIQSEKKALQVEVISTDWNWVFIYPEDSVATINELVIEAGRPVSFRLTSASVMTSFFIPQLGSQIYAMAGMQTKLNLLADHVGTYTGQNQEFSGDGYDNMHFNVYAKSPEDFKQWLGTVKGKVNRLTNEDFIKITQYGQEYQLAKKSDHHLAYKPIAPCVYYPVEPGIFDKTMAPYMDWMNMEEGSTNSGESMDINKKECSEHMDKTMAQGDCCKHKNNNNK; this is encoded by the coding sequence ATGAGTGAAAAAAAAATCAGTAACGGAATCAAAGGAGGAGTTTTTCTACTGCTGACATTAATGCTTAGCAGCTGTAAGGATATGGTTATCCTGGATCCCAAAGGCCCGATTGGGCATAGTAACGCGAATTTAATTATTACAGCAGTTGCTTTAATGCTAATCGTTGTGGTTCCCGTTTTTATCATGGTGATGTGGTTTTCCATCCGTTATCGAAGAGGTAATGAGAAAGCGACATTTCGTCCTGAATGGGGCCATTCTTATACCGCAGAATGGGTTATCTGGTCAGTCCCGATTGCCATTATCGCAGTTCTTTCCTATCTGACCTGGACAAGTACTCACGCGTTAGATCCTTACAAACCTATTCAATCCGAAAAGAAAGCCCTTCAGGTAGAGGTCATTTCTACAGACTGGAACTGGGTGTTTATTTATCCTGAAGACAGTGTGGCCACGATAAATGAGCTGGTCATTGAAGCCGGTCGTCCGGTAAGCTTCCGCCTTACCTCTGCCTCTGTGATGACTTCATTCTTTATCCCGCAGTTGGGAAGCCAGATCTATGCCATGGCCGGTATGCAAACCAAATTGAATCTTTTGGCTGACCATGTCGGAACTTATACCGGACAAAACCAGGAATTCAGCGGAGACGGGTATGACAATATGCATTTCAACGTATATGCCAAGAGTCCTGAAGATTTTAAACAATGGTTAGGGACTGTAAAGGGAAAAGTCAATAGGCTCACTAATGAAGACTTTATTAAGATTACGCAATATGGTCAGGAATACCAATTGGCTAAAAAATCGGATCATCATCTGGCTTATAAACCTATTGCACCCTGTGTTTATTACCCTGTAGAACCGGGTATTTTTGATAAAACGATGGCTCCATACATGGACTGGATGAATATGGAAGAAGGTAGCACCAATTCCGGAGAAAGCATGGATATAAATAAAAAAGAGTGCAGTGAGCACATGGACAAGACCATGGCTCAGGGAGATTGCTGTAAACATAAGAATAACAATAATAAGTAG
- a CDS encoding protoheme IX farnesyltransferase: MKSITEYIRLLVELNKLRITIIVTLTTLAGYTLAAGTIDQKVALPLLGIFILACGSAALNQFQERDKDILMNRTKTRPIPSGNIKPLTALIIAIIEIGLGTWIVYVGNGFEAAFLGFMAFVWYNLIYTPLKRITAFAVIPGSVIGAIPPMVGWVAGGGTLHDPRLYIMAFFFFMSQAPHFWLLMLKYGEEYDQAGFPVIIRIFNTQQIRRVTFVWIVATALNIILLLFSGLIHTYIFTIVVTLAAVWLIVAFLKLVTKPHEDFNPFKLFMRLNMFLLVIIIAMIVDPLV, from the coding sequence ATGAAGTCAATCACCGAATACATCCGTCTGCTCGTAGAATTAAACAAACTAAGAATTACAATAATTGTAACCTTAACTACTTTAGCCGGTTATACTCTGGCAGCCGGCACAATCGACCAAAAGGTCGCTCTACCTCTGTTGGGTATATTTATACTTGCATGTGGCTCAGCTGCCCTGAACCAATTTCAGGAACGGGATAAAGATATCCTGATGAATCGAACGAAAACCCGCCCGATACCCTCCGGTAATATTAAACCATTAACAGCTTTGATTATCGCTATTATTGAAATTGGATTAGGAACATGGATAGTGTATGTGGGTAATGGCTTTGAAGCTGCTTTTCTAGGGTTTATGGCTTTTGTGTGGTATAATCTAATCTACACCCCATTGAAAAGAATAACCGCTTTTGCTGTAATCCCCGGAAGTGTGATCGGAGCCATTCCGCCAATGGTAGGATGGGTTGCCGGTGGAGGAACTCTACACGATCCCCGGTTGTATATCATGGCATTCTTTTTCTTTATGTCACAAGCACCTCATTTCTGGTTGCTTATGCTAAAATATGGAGAAGAATATGATCAGGCCGGCTTCCCTGTCATTATCAGGATATTCAATACTCAACAGATCCGAAGAGTTACTTTTGTATGGATAGTGGCAACTGCACTCAATATTATTCTCCTTTTGTTTTCAGGTCTAATCCACACTTATATTTTCACTATAGTAGTGACTCTGGCTGCCGTGTGGCTTATTGTGGCTTTCCTTAAGCTGGTGACTAAACCTCATGAAGACTTCAATCCTTTCAAGTTATTTATGAGACTGAATATGTTTCTTTTGGTGATTATTATTGCTATGATCGTCGATCCTCTGGTCTGA
- a CDS encoding polysaccharide deacetylase family protein: MDRLKQSIPFLLLFSLILTSMFAGNSLKNQNFIKQLYRDSNYLKKRALISHTFEHTTPGHWGEFVKGVDEDLVTRNKIVAFTFDACGGQHGSGYDQALIELLRREKVPATLFVTGKWIDKNLKSFLQLSRDTLFEIENHGFNHQPCAIDGESAYGIKGTPDVPDAFDEIEANEMKIALLTGRRPLFYRSATAFIDEAGVRIAQRLGVTVVSFDVLSGDAVPGTPAHEIEKNVLEGVRPGAIIIMHFNRPEWNSCEALEKIIPALRKRGFTFARLKDFPLKRK, translated from the coding sequence ATGGACAGACTCAAACAATCCATTCCGTTCCTGTTGTTATTTTCTCTCATTCTGACCTCTATGTTTGCCGGAAATTCGTTGAAAAACCAGAACTTCATCAAGCAGCTTTACCGCGATAGCAATTACCTGAAGAAGCGGGCGCTGATTTCCCATACCTTTGAACACACCACCCCCGGTCATTGGGGCGAATTTGTAAAAGGGGTGGATGAAGACTTGGTCACCCGCAATAAAATTGTGGCCTTTACCTTCGATGCCTGCGGCGGTCAGCACGGAAGCGGCTATGACCAGGCGCTGATAGAGCTACTGAGACGTGAAAAAGTACCCGCCACACTCTTTGTAACAGGCAAATGGATTGATAAGAACCTGAAATCCTTCCTGCAACTAAGCCGGGATACCCTTTTTGAAATCGAGAATCACGGATTTAATCACCAGCCTTGCGCCATCGACGGCGAGAGCGCATATGGCATTAAAGGGACGCCCGATGTGCCTGACGCTTTTGACGAGATAGAAGCCAATGAAATGAAAATTGCTCTTCTGACCGGACGTCGTCCTCTCTTTTACCGTTCGGCCACAGCCTTTATTGACGAGGCGGGAGTACGCATAGCGCAACGGTTGGGTGTGACGGTCGTGAGTTTTGATGTTCTCTCCGGTGACGCCGTGCCGGGTACTCCGGCGCATGAGATTGAGAAAAATGTGCTGGAAGGTGTTCGTCCGGGCGCCATCATTATCATGCACTTCAACCGTCCGGAGTGGAATAGCTGTGAAGCGCTGGAGAAGATCATTCCTGCCTTACGTAAACGAGGCTTTACCTTTGCCCGGTTAAAGGACTTTCCACTGAAACGGAAATAG
- a CDS encoding AcvB/VirJ family lysyl-phosphatidylglycerol hydrolase codes for MKSKWCIIVVIFFLLALSTQAEIRPDSLSYGAFGTVKIYKPKGIPTGVVLFLSGDGGWNAGVVDMTQNILLEGAFVIGIDIRHYRHQLRVDKSRCIYPAGDLEMLSMMVQKRYNFQKYYKPILVGYSSGATWVYGILAQAPSNTFKGAISLGFCPDYELNKPFCEGSGLRQYVFKPGKSYYLEPTESLTAPFIVLLGLDDQVCLYKDIEQFMKKVKMGELVALPKVGHGFSVPKNWLPEFVTAYKRIESAPSYAEQVSSQSTLLREEHLRPEPVNVPITVIPTAVRDSLPLAIFISGDGGWTSFDQSICQALSVKGVPVIGVDAQKYFWKYKSPEVVAADLTKVFQQYAPQWKKRRFTLIGYSFGACVVPFVAERLPMPVKNNLESLFCLSPDEAADFEIHVADMLSLGSKKDIFDVLAEIRKVGRWHPVCVFGDKESVELRGKFAQTGARILTLPGNHHYNHNANAVAELLFNEIKAINK; via the coding sequence ATGAAAAGTAAATGGTGTATTATTGTAGTAATATTCTTCTTGCTGGCGCTATCAACGCAAGCTGAAATTCGCCCCGATTCACTCAGTTACGGTGCATTCGGAACCGTGAAGATTTATAAGCCGAAAGGTATTCCTACGGGTGTGGTGCTTTTCCTTTCCGGCGATGGCGGTTGGAATGCAGGTGTCGTCGATATGACACAAAACATCCTGTTGGAAGGCGCATTTGTAATCGGGATAGATATCCGGCATTACCGTCATCAACTGAGGGTGGATAAATCCCGTTGCATCTATCCGGCGGGTGACTTGGAGATGCTGAGTATGATGGTACAGAAGCGTTATAACTTCCAGAAGTACTACAAACCGATTCTGGTAGGATACTCTTCCGGTGCAACGTGGGTATATGGCATTTTGGCACAAGCCCCTTCCAATACATTTAAGGGGGCGATATCGCTGGGCTTTTGTCCGGATTACGAACTGAACAAGCCTTTCTGTGAAGGTTCAGGTTTGCGGCAATATGTCTTTAAGCCGGGGAAATCCTACTACCTGGAACCGACCGAAAGCCTGACAGCACCATTTATCGTCCTGCTGGGGCTGGATGACCAGGTCTGCCTGTATAAAGATATCGAGCAGTTTATGAAAAAGGTAAAGATGGGAGAGTTGGTCGCTTTGCCTAAAGTTGGTCATGGCTTTTCTGTGCCTAAGAATTGGTTGCCTGAGTTTGTTACCGCCTACAAGCGCATAGAAAGTGCACCTTCGTATGCCGAACAGGTGTCAAGTCAGAGCACATTGCTCAGGGAGGAACATCTGCGTCCCGAGCCGGTTAATGTCCCGATTACCGTGATTCCTACAGCCGTGAGAGATTCATTGCCGTTGGCCATCTTTATTTCGGGTGATGGCGGCTGGACCAGCTTTGACCAGTCCATTTGCCAGGCGCTTTCCGTCAAAGGCGTTCCGGTGATAGGGGTGGATGCGCAGAAGTATTTCTGGAAATATAAATCACCGGAAGTGGTTGCCGCAGACCTGACAAAGGTTTTTCAGCAATATGCTCCGCAATGGAAAAAGCGTCGGTTTACGTTGATAGGCTATTCCTTTGGTGCGTGTGTAGTTCCTTTTGTTGCGGAACGATTGCCTATGCCCGTGAAAAACAACTTAGAAAGCCTCTTTTGCCTCTCTCCGGACGAAGCAGCCGACTTTGAAATTCATGTGGCCGACATGCTGAGTCTCGGCAGCAAAAAGGATATATTCGATGTGCTTGCCGAAATCCGAAAAGTGGGCCGGTGGCATCCGGTTTGCGTGTTCGGGGATAAGGAGAGCGTGGAATTACGCGGGAAATTTGCCCAAACGGGTGCAAGAATATTAACTTTACCGGGCAATCACCACTATAATCACAATGCAAATGCAGTCGCTGAACTTCTCTTCAACGAAATCAAGGCAATAAACAAATGA
- a CDS encoding phosphatidylglycerol lysyltransferase domain-containing protein, translating to MKMNVEVIKFRHLTELGIPFLRENGKIIAQFLLTALFIALAIWFFKHEESELSEVRKTLFSAKWEYVLAGISVTVIHIWLQGYMYRYSFAAVRSRIPIPVAVLLFLKRNFISVFIPAGGVSSLAFFSGEVERTGVSKSKIHFASSIYAFVGVLSVLIVAIPVFIYAMAEGVIGSGEWFALGALAGLIYLFYFIYHSVMGEGKVYKLIIRYFPASEVFMQDLISNTIDRKSLVMAVVVSVIIDLTGAIHLYIAMLALNFSPTIFIALLGYLVAVLFLVISPFMRGLGAVEFSMAYVLMRFGFSQVEAISITFLYRFFEFWLTLLMGGLSFLIRINKLLMRIIPALLIFALGLINVISVFTPAIDTRLEALEDFLPLDAITASNYFVALAGVFMLLTAAFMFKGLRTAWWIAIALSIVSAIGHLTKAIDYEEAIAALLVLVMLVYSRKEYYIRSNPRLRFVGFTTAFASIVAVLVYGIVGFYFLDKKHFDIDFNHWQSVRYTIQNYFIVGSSDLIPRDEFARHFLLSINISGLLSMSFLFYAIVSPYVYKRLSHPEEREKAQKMISDYGKSAMDYFKCYPDKLFFVPEELNAFLAYRIAGNYAVVLEDPVAENEEQLLRCIRLFDNYCYENGLKSFYYRVPTESLGIYKKLHKKYLFLGQEGVVDVNTFTLEGGSRKPMRNAVNKVIERGYKSTIHTPPIKDGVLQKLRAVSDEWLNETGRSEIIFSQGMFIWEELKQQTIITVESPEEKIVAFLNVIPDYAKEEATYDLIRKTLDAPNGVMDFILIELFKYVKSQQLRYVNLGFAPLSGIESPQNITEESMKFAYEKVRTFSHYKGLRDYKEKFSPVWYNKYLIYDHDYDLLQVPAVLSKVIKP from the coding sequence ATGAAGATGAATGTTGAAGTCATAAAATTCCGGCATTTGACTGAGCTGGGAATTCCATTTCTCCGGGAGAATGGAAAAATAATCGCTCAGTTCTTGTTAACAGCACTCTTTATTGCCCTGGCGATCTGGTTTTTCAAGCACGAAGAGTCAGAACTAAGCGAAGTACGCAAAACACTTTTTTCTGCCAAATGGGAATATGTGCTGGCGGGAATTAGTGTGACCGTGATTCACATCTGGTTGCAGGGATATATGTACCGGTACTCATTTGCTGCTGTCCGGAGCAGGATACCTATACCCGTGGCTGTTCTGCTTTTCCTGAAACGTAACTTTATCAGCGTTTTTATACCTGCGGGAGGCGTTTCTTCATTAGCCTTCTTTAGTGGAGAGGTGGAAAGGACCGGAGTTTCGAAGTCAAAGATTCATTTTGCCTCTTCCATCTATGCTTTTGTAGGTGTGCTATCGGTGTTGATTGTCGCTATTCCGGTATTTATTTATGCGATGGCTGAAGGTGTAATCGGCTCGGGGGAATGGTTTGCCTTAGGTGCATTGGCCGGATTGATTTACCTCTTTTACTTTATTTACCATTCGGTAATGGGCGAGGGGAAGGTGTATAAGCTAATCATCCGTTATTTCCCGGCTTCCGAGGTTTTTATGCAGGACCTGATATCCAACACCATTGACCGGAAAAGTCTGGTGATGGCAGTCGTTGTTTCTGTGATCATCGACCTGACCGGCGCTATACATCTTTATATAGCCATGTTGGCACTGAATTTTAGCCCGACCATTTTTATTGCCTTATTAGGCTATCTGGTCGCAGTATTATTTCTGGTTATTTCTCCATTTATGCGGGGACTGGGTGCCGTAGAGTTTTCCATGGCGTATGTATTGATGCGTTTCGGCTTTTCACAGGTAGAGGCCATTTCAATAACCTTTCTCTACCGCTTCTTCGAGTTCTGGCTCACGCTATTGATGGGCGGACTGAGTTTTCTGATTCGAATCAATAAACTACTGATGCGGATTATTCCGGCACTGCTGATATTTGCTTTGGGATTAATCAATGTAATATCGGTATTTACTCCCGCCATTGATACGCGACTGGAAGCACTGGAAGACTTTCTTCCTTTAGACGCCATTACTGCTTCAAACTATTTCGTTGCCCTGGCTGGTGTTTTTATGTTATTGACCGCCGCATTTATGTTTAAAGGATTGCGCACTGCCTGGTGGATTGCCATTGCTCTGAGTATTGTTTCCGCGATAGGCCATTTAACCAAAGCTATTGATTATGAAGAGGCTATTGCCGCTTTGCTTGTATTGGTGATGCTGGTTTATTCACGCAAAGAGTATTATATCCGAAGCAATCCCCGGTTACGGTTTGTCGGCTTTACCACGGCGTTTGCCAGTATTGTAGCTGTATTGGTGTATGGAATCGTAGGCTTTTATTTCCTGGATAAAAAGCATTTCGATATTGACTTTAATCATTGGCAAAGTGTCCGCTATACGATTCAAAACTATTTTATCGTGGGGAGCAGCGATTTGATTCCGCGGGATGAATTTGCACGCCACTTCCTGTTGTCGATTAATATCAGTGGATTGCTCTCAATGTCATTCCTTTTTTATGCGATTGTCAGTCCGTATGTGTACAAGCGATTGTCTCACCCTGAAGAACGGGAGAAGGCGCAGAAAATGATTAGTGATTACGGTAAATCGGCGATGGATTATTTCAAATGTTATCCCGACAAGCTCTTTTTTGTTCCCGAAGAGTTGAATGCCTTTCTGGCTTACCGCATTGCGGGAAACTACGCTGTCGTACTCGAAGATCCGGTAGCGGAAAATGAAGAGCAGTTGCTTCGTTGCATCCGGTTGTTCGATAATTATTGCTATGAAAACGGATTGAAGAGTTTTTACTATCGCGTACCCACCGAGAGTCTGGGTATCTATAAGAAATTGCATAAGAAATACCTCTTTCTGGGGCAGGAAGGAGTGGTGGATGTGAATACCTTTACCCTTGAAGGCGGCAGTCGCAAACCTATGCGTAATGCGGTGAATAAGGTAATCGAACGGGGATATAAATCCACTATTCATACTCCGCCGATTAAAGATGGCGTCCTGCAGAAGCTTCGGGCTGTCTCCGACGAGTGGCTAAATGAGACCGGGCGCAGCGAGATTATCTTTTCACAGGGAATGTTTATCTGGGAAGAGTTGAAGCAGCAGACCATCATCACGGTGGAAAGTCCGGAGGAGAAAATCGTTGCTTTTCTCAACGTTATCCCCGATTATGCGAAAGAAGAGGCAACTTATGACCTGATACGCAAAACGCTGGATGCACCGAACGGGGTGATGGATTTCATTCTGATAGAGCTTTTCAAATATGTGAAAAGTCAGCAGCTGCGGTACGTCAACCTGGGCTTTGCACCGCTATCAGGGATAGAGAGTCCGCAAAACATCACTGAAGAATCTATGAAGTTTGCTTACGAAAAGGTGCGTACCTTCTCGCACTACAAAGGATTACGTGATTATAAGGAGAAGTTTTCGCCGGTATGGTACAACAAATACCTGATTTACGACCACGATTACGATTTGTTGCAAGTCCCGGCCGTTTTATCCAAAGTCATTAAACCGTAA
- a CDS encoding transposase, giving the protein MRRFAMHILPKGFVKIRYFGILGSSYKEQVKALKQKPDIILKAETRQQRIIRLTGYDSCQCPACSKGNIQPVEILPRIRSPGNVFYPQTTTLIL; this is encoded by the coding sequence TTGCGACGCTTTGCGATGCACATTCTACCCAAAGGCTTTGTAAAGATCCGCTACTTCGGCATACTGGGCAGCAGCTATAAAGAGCAGGTTAAAGCCCTGAAACAGAAACCGGATATCATCCTGAAGGCAGAAACCCGACAGCAACGCATCATCCGTCTGACCGGTTACGATTCCTGTCAGTGCCCTGCTTGCAGCAAAGGCAACATTCAGCCGGTAGAAATTCTACCGCGCATCCGTTCGCCTGGCAATGTCTTTTATCCGCAAACCACGACCCTGATCCTGTAA